In Eleginops maclovinus isolate JMC-PN-2008 ecotype Puerto Natales chromosome 19, JC_Emac_rtc_rv5, whole genome shotgun sequence, the sequence ACATTCTATTTTCAGCGTCAGACTTAGCTGTTGAACTTCTGGAGCTGCTAATCGAAATATTCAAGCGCTTTTAAAGCCAGGTCTTCACGTTGAAGTGCAGCTCACTGTGCAATCATTCACACCACCTATTGAATTTACTCAATGGCCACTTTACCCGTAGTGACTGATCATAACgaggtgaaaatgtgtttgcaggACCTGATTCTGGATCAGACGATAGAGAAGGTGTCGTTCTGCGCTCCGGACCGAAACTTTGAGAGAGCGTTCTCCTACATCTGCAGAGACGGAACCACGAGGCGCTGGATCTGCCACTGCTTCATGGCCATCAAAGACTCAGTAAGAACCCATTCTGGTGCTCACAGCTGATTGGTTACATACTATTTTACAACAGGCTCAAAAAGGCAGCTCAGCCAATCACAATCAGTCAGTGTTTGTCAGTAAGACTCCTTCCCTCGTCTGGTTCAGGGCGAGCGTCTCAGTCACGCTGTGGGATGTGCGTTCGCCGCCTGTCTGGAGCGGAAACAGAAACGGGAGAAGGAGTGCGGCGTCACGGCGACCTTCGACGCCAACAGAACCACCTTCACCCGCGAGGGCTCGTTTCGGGTTACTACGGCAATAGAGGCGGCAGAGCGGGAGGAAGTGATGAGGCAGATACAGGACGCTAAAAAAGGTTGGTGCTGGAAATGACGTCTAAATGTTGAGCTGATATTATTGCTTCACTTTGACACAGAGatagaagaagtactcagattttatacttgagtaaaagtagaggtactcagatcttgtacttgagtaaagtagaagtactcagatcttgttcttgagtaaaagtagaggtactcagatcttgtacttgagtaaagtagaagtactcagatcttgttcttgagtaaaagtagaagtactcagatcttgtacttgagtaaagtagaggtactcagatcttgtacttgagtaaagtagaagtactcagatcttgttcttgagtaaaagtagaagtactcaggtcttgtacttgaataaaggagaagtactcagatcttgtacttgagtaaagtagaagtactcagatcttgtacttgagtaaagtagaagtactcagatcttgtacttgagtaaaagtagaggtactcagatcttgtacttgagtaaagtagaagtactcagatcttgttcttgagtaaaagtagaagtactcagatcttgtacttgagtaaaagtagaggtactcagatcttgtacttgagtaaagtagaagtactcagatcttgttcttgagtaaaagtagaagtactcaggtcttgtacttgaataaaggagaagtactcagatcttgtacttgagtaaagtagaagtactcagatcttgtacttgagtaaagtagaagtactcagatcttgtacttgagtaaagtagaagtactcagatcttgttcttgagtaaaagtagaagtactcagatcttgtacttgagtaaagtagaagtactcaggtcttgtacttgagtaaagtagaagtactcagatcttgtacttgagtaaagtagaagtactcagatcttgttcttgagtaaagtagaagtactcagatcttgtacttgagtaaagtagaagtactcaggtcttgtacttgagtaaagtagaagtactcaggtcttgttcttgagtaaagtagaagtaccagagtgtaggaatactctgtcacagtaaaagtattctaaatgttcctccagtgaaagtagaaagtactctcctctaaatgtacttaaagtagcgacagtaaaagtagtcattgtctgattggtccatttcagaataatatctctgatatgttttataatgattgatcattaaagtgttctcagagctggtaaaggtgcagctagtttgaatggctttgtatactgcagggtagctgctggatttactgcaggtgaactacagtctgatttaagggagattatatttaccatcattcatcctaatctgcctagcaactacaggtattaaataaatgcagtggagtaaaagcacaccatttacctctgagttgtagtagagtagaagtacaaagaagtacactacttgagtaaatctacttagttcCACCTCTGATctcacactttgttttttccaGCAGAGACAGATGTAAACCTGTCGGGGAACTCGGCCACCTCTGTGAATAACTCCTCGGGTCCCTCGACGGGAGACACCCCGTCCCCCTCgtcctcacctcctctctccatggcctccctGGGCCCCCAGGTGATTCCCCGCAGACACGCCCCCGCCGAGGCCCTGGCCAGGCAGGGATCCTTCAGGGGCTTCCCGGTGCTCAGCCAGAAGACGTCTCCCTTCAAACGGCAGATGTCGCTGCGCATGAACGAGCTGCCGTCCACCATGCAGCGCAAGTCCGACTTCCCCATGAAGAACACCGGTGGGTgtagtttcctgatgtcatcCTGCCGTccatgttttctatttttactctaAAACTCCCCCCTGTGTCTCCCCAGCAGTCCCAGAGGTGGAGGGAGAGAACGACAGCATCAGCTCGCTCTGCACTCAGATCACCTCGGCGTTCAGCGGCCCCCCCGAGGACCCCTTCTCCTCCGCACCGATGCCCAAACCCACCTCCTCCCCACAGTCTCCTGTAGCTCCAGGTAACATCCACTATACCTCTCTAACACCTCCAATATCTAACAGATCTAACCGTGATGAGCCCGGTCAGTGGGTGATGTGTTAACATGCATTTAGAGAATGTCTGCCTGCTCACATTTAGTCATAACTACTCTATTAATATTACAAAAGACCTGAGAGGCAAGAGAAAATATTCCTGTGAATATTCCTATTTTTTAATCCTGATCTGAATCGTCTCATCTCCAGGGTTTATGGCCTAAgaacaggttaaaaaaaacaggatttgCAAAGATAAAACTCCTTGATTTGCGatcctattattattattattatcatatgtttatttttctgtgaaagAGGGGGGGGGAAATCTTTTAAAGActaatttatttgtaattattctttcaataaataaagttttgtgaggataataaaaaatgtttgttgttgtgaaacAAACATCAAATTGTGCAGCCTCTTGTGGCCGGACTgggtattacaacaacaaacctGGTAAAACGGTGTTTCCCTCCCTGTTCCAAATAGGTTTATATGTTTTTGAATGTTAAAGAAACTAGAAAGGATAACCTGGAAAACCTTTTTTGAAGTCATCAGTCTTGAGTCACTAACACAGCAGAGAAACCCTCTGAATCAGACTGGATCACCTTGATAGTCTCTCCTGCCTGTGTGTAGCTGAACAGCATGGTGCGTGTCTAACCCTCGCTCCGTCAGCCTGTACTAGCGTCTGTCTCTGGTCTGCTGTAGTGAACGGCTCCTCTCCTGccttctctgctgctgctgctgttgctgctgctgttgctgctaaCCCCCCTGCTCTGCCCCCCGCCCTGCCTGCTCGAGACACTAACCCCTGGGCTAAGACCCCAGCAGGAGCCCCCCCCTCAGCACTGCCAGGTAAGCAGCACTTAGGAGAAGCTGGATGTGACAGGAGGCACTGAGAGTTTACTAAAGCGgtgtttttaaccttttttatataaactataCGAGGGCGCTAACTTCACTGCCTGTCAgaattaagccccgcccactttccggcaaaaatcctgcatcagagcgaagaggaaaataatagtgtcttcacgtcttaaagctcctgagtcatatatcgcacctcaaacaacaaatagatccagagctccggttcctttacttcctctccagaaaaaaggagagtaaagaaaggatcagaaatctcagtctcagtgtcagcctgctgcctgccactcgtcccccgcagacccaccggacatccatcccctacttattctccgtaagctgtctctgccgtctgaccagacatctgaccccatctccatatctctggtctcagtaaaccctttctgacccacagagagattgtttcctggcagcacttttaacattttagggggagaatctgcattttgttttgaggTTACCAAATAAGATTAGACCTCCTTTATAGATTTATTGATTGGAAAACAAATTAGCCACAGCAGCATAGGTAAGACAAGCGTTGCACagaatgtgaaaataaacaaacacaatgcaaacaataaacaaaataaaacggAACTAAgaagtgaaatataaacacatcGACAGCCCGTCACACGTCCAGATGGAatgtttctttgcttttctctcacccacctctctttctcccaaCAGGAAGCAACTGGTCCTCCCCAACTCCGGTGATAGTGGTCCcgcccacctcctccccccctgtCTCCTCCCACAGACGCACCCCCTCAGAAGCAGACCGGTGGTTAGAGGAAGTCACAAAGTCCGTGCGAGTCTCCCCCGCCACGCTCCCCCCCCAGCCGTTCAGCTCCCCTGTGTCGATGCCGGTAGCACCTCCCCCCCAGGTGGCCTTCATGTCCCCCCTGCCCCCCGCTGTGCCCATGCTGCCCCCCCGCCAGCCCGCCTTCCACGCTCACCCCCCGGTCTCCTACCCGCTGCCCAACGGACTCCCGTTCCCCCCCCCCAGCGTCCCCGTTGTGGGCATCACCCCCTCTCAGATGGTGGCCAACGTGTTCGGCTCGGCAACACACCCACAGCCGTTCCTCCCCCCCGCATCCTCCACCACGACCCCCCAGCACGACCTCAGCCCCTTCATCAAGCCCCCCCTGCACCACGTGGTGAGCCTCCCCCCCCTTAACCACGCGGTGAGCCTCCCCCCCCTGCAGCCCTCCAACGGCAGCGCCACCTTTAACGGCGCCGAGTCCTGGTCGCACCTCGCCCCGTCCTCCCCCGCCACCCTGCCCCCCCCACAGGAAGACGCCTTCGAGGCCCAGTGGGCAGCACTGGAGGGCCGATCCCGTCAGCGCACTTCCCCCTCCCCCACAAACCCCTTCTCCACCGAGCTGCACAAGACCTTCGAGATCCAGCTCTGAAGACTGTACCGAACAATAAGGAGGCCATTTTTGTTTTGGGGAGCAGGTGGATGAGGAGGAGTGGGGGGAGTGGTCCTTCTTGAGGGGGGGtcctcctgcctcctcttcatcagacgAGCTCAgcaggaaggaggaagaaggaggaggaaggaggagaacCAGCTGGGAGCAGAACTCCAACAAACAGGAACGGCTAACAGGCTAGCGTCTCATTAGCATCGTCTGTacgttttgtttgtttgtgcagcaCAGGCTCAGCatcacgcccccccccccccctgctccctGTTGCCAGGACGACGCCTCCTCACCTGGCAGAGAAACTGCAGCACTGAGAGAACTCAGCTTCCAGACAAGAAGTTCTCATTAAACTTCCCAATCAGAAGAATAAAGTGAGACGATgccaaatctttatttttatgcattaagtatattttaaatagctttGGAATCTAACAGAAGAGTTGTAAGTAATCGTGCCAAAGGCACAGGCTAGCTACAAACGAGTTTATGTTCGTGTATACAAGAAATGACcgtatatattatacataaaaaattatatatatctttaaagaATCTATACTGTACACAGCTCACAGCAGTGCTAATTTTTAATGTGATGTAAAGAGATTTTGTGAAGGGACAGCTGCtttacttgtgtttgttttgtttttgccgTCTGCTGCATCCTGTGATTGGATGTGGAGCGTCTCTCTGTAAATAGGGTTTCATTGCAGCAACAATCATGTGGACGTAGCGCTGGTGGTGGTGCGGACTGGATGCCTCTCTGACCTGTGCTTTAGTTTAGTACACATCAGTACTTCAGATTTTACTTTTTCATCGTCATTCTTCTCTGtggtggaaatgtttttttatttaacacgGTAGGATGCGTCATCTCCCGTTCCTCCACCtcttatattatttttctaagTAGTTGATTTgtaactttttattttgcacagCACTACAATTTGACTCGCAGGTGATCGGCGGGGGTTAGTGAGTGTAAGCTGCACGCTGACCTCAGCAGAAAACTACAGGGAGATAAAAACCGTTGGTCTCTCCGTCTGATTTCTCtctgtcatgtttttgtttttttaatcaaacctgTGAATATGATCTATTATCTGAtctatttttccattttgtaattatttcatttctttattccaCTTCTTTGGAGAAATATTGAAGCTAAAAGATTGAATAAATTGATGGTGGTAAAGGAAAACTGTGTTCTGTGTTATTGAGTCCATACTGATGTGCTTTTAATGCATGCAGTCAATCTATCGATAATTAAACGGGTACTAGAACCTACAtttggaaaacatatttttacatattcattatttgttCCTTTGGACTTGGCAATGTTTTGATGGGCATCATCATACATTTCCCCCATTTATGgcattttatagacaaaatgTTAATTGTAATATAGCATTTGGAAAATGATCCACAATAAAGAGGTAATGGAAGGTTGCAGCGTTCACTTCAGCATTTTTTCACCAATTGAGGTCTACTTTGTAATAGAAGCTTGTAgtaattgtttttcttgattgagctttaaatacaaacattagaCGCAGTAGAATAATCGTATTTATCATTTCAGACCATTTTCATCCAGAAACTCCCACGTACTGTAATGTACAAAGGTGTGATActgtttaaaagaaatacacCTAAACTTACATAACCAAATAATTAGCATGGAGGATGCAGGAAACATAGGACTCTTGCATAGTCACTCTTTTTACATTTAGCACaagaatatttaacaaaatatgaaataacttaataaacaaaggtggaaaaaaacaacaattgagGGAAGCATTGTGCAGAAAATCAAGAgagaaaaagcatgtttttatttaagaaacacGACAACACGCCAGGTAAATGTAAACAGATAAAGACTGCAATACAGATTTTTATTGACTCTTTGGTAATAGTTGTATTTATTCCTGTTGtagtcccccccaccccc encodes:
- the numb gene encoding protein numb homolog isoform X13; the protein is MNKLRQSFRRKKDVYVPESSRPHQWQTDEEAVRSGKCSFAVKYLGHVEVEESRGMHICEDAVKRLKTAGKKAVRAVLWVSADGLRVVDDKTKDLILDQTIEKVSFCAPDRNFERAFSYICRDGTTRRWICHCFMAIKDSGERLSHAVGCAFAACLERKQKREKECGVTATFDANRTTFTREGSFRVTTAIEAAEREEVMRQIQDAKKAETDVNLSGNSATSVNNSSGPSTGDTPSPSSSPPLSMASLGPQVIPRRHAPAEALARQGSFRGFPVLSQKTSPFKRQMSLRMNELPSTMQRKSDFPMKNTVPEVEGENDSISSLCTQITSAFSGPPEDPFSSAPMPKPTSSPQSPVAPGSNWSSPTPVIVVPPTSSPPVSSHRRTPSEADRWLEEVTKSVRVSPATLPPQPFSSPVSMPVAPPPQVAFMSPLPPAVPMLPPRQPAFHAHPPVSYPLPNGLPFPPPSVPVVGITPSQMVANVFGSATHPQPFLPPASSTTTPQHDLSPFIKPPLHHVVSLPPLNHAVSLPPLQPSNGSATFNGAESWSHLAPSSPATLPPPQEDAFEAQWAALEGRSRQRTSPSPTNPFSTELHKTFEIQL
- the numb gene encoding protein numb homolog isoform X6, giving the protein MNKLRQSFRRKKDVYVPESSRPHQWQTDEEAVRSGKCSFAVKYLGHVEVEESRGMHICEDAVKRLKTAGKKAVRAVLWVSADGLRVVDDKTKDLILDQTIEKVSFCAPDRNFERAFSYICRDGTTRRWICHCFMAIKDSGERLSHAVGCAFAACLERKQKREKECGVTATFDANRTTFTREGSFRVTTAIEAAEREEVMRQIQDAKKETDVNLSGNSATSVNNSSGPSTGDTPSPSSSPPLSMASLGPQVIPRRHAPAEALARQGSFRGFPVLSQKTSPFKRQMSLRMNELPSTMQRKSDFPMKNTVPEVEGENDSISSLCTQITSAFSGPPEDPFSSAPMPKPTSSPQSPVAPAEQHGACLTLAPSACTSVCLWSAVVNGSSPAFSAAAAVAAAVAANPPALPPALPARDTNPWAKTPAGAPPSALPGSNWSSPTPVIVVPPTSSPPVSSHRRTPSEADRWLEEVTKSVRVSPATLPPQPFSSPVSMPVAPPPQVAFMSPLPPAVPMLPPRQPAFHAHPPVSYPLPNGLPFPPPSVPVVGITPSQMVANVFGSATHPQPFLPPASSTTTPQHDLSPFIKPPLHHVVSLPPLNHAVSLPPLQPSNGSATFNGAESWSHLAPSSPATLPPPQEDAFEAQWAALEGRSRQRTSPSPTNPFSTELHKTFEIQL